The DNA region CACGGGGCCTCCATCCAGAAGCGGCGACTGGAGCGCGTAGACCGGACGATCGTCCAAGGCCGGCGCAAGGCGGCGATAGCACCAGCCCAGCCCGCCTGCCGGATGCAGCAGGAAAAGGGGAGCGCCGCCGGACGCGTGTCGCAAGGGCAGGATCATTCCCAGACCGGCATCCTCGCGTCCGGTTTCCAGCGCGGTGGCCAGCGCCGAGATCACCGGCGTCTCGAAGATCTGGCCAAGGCCGGGATCATGGCCGAATTCCCTCGAGATGCTGAGGAGAAGCGACAGCGCCGAGAGGGAATCTCCGCCCAGGGCGAAGAAATCCGCCTCGCGCATGGGGGTCTGCGGCAGCGAGAGGATCTCGGCGTAAAGCGCGGCAAGCCTTGTCTCGATCGGGCCCTTGGCGGGTGTGCCCTTGGGGGCGGCGACCTCGGGTGCGGGCAGCGCGGCGCGGTCCAGCTTGCCGTTCGCTGTAACCGGCAGGGCAGAAAGCGGCATGATATGCGCAGGGATCATATGCGCGGGCAGGTGCCGGGCCAGATGCGCTTGCAATCTGGTTGCGTCAAGCCCGGCTTTGGGCACGACATAGGCGACCAGCTGCAGACCGTCGCCAAGCGGGCGGGGCAAGACCACTGCCTCGTCCAGCATGGTGCTGGAATGCAGCGCGGCCTCGATCTCGCCCAGTTCGACCCGCATGCCGCGGATCTTCACCTGTTGGTCGCGGCGGCCGAGATAGGTCACCGCGCCATCGGCGCGCCGCATGGCGAGGTCGCCGGTCGCGTAGATCCGTTCGCCAGGACGGAACGGGTCGGAAAGGAAGCTCTTGGCGGTCAGGTCAGGCTGGCCCAGATAGCCACGCGCAAGCTGCACCCCGCCAAGGAAAAGCTCTCCCGCGACGCCTTCGGGGACCGGGCGCCCCAGCGGGTCAAGGATGTAGAGCCGCGTGTTCCAGACCGGATGGCCGATCGGCAGGGGTCGGCTTGTGTCCTGCGGCCCGGCCTCCCAGTAGCTGACATCGACGGCGGCCTCGGTCGGTCCATAGAGATTGTGCAACTCGGCGCGGATATGGCTGTGGAACTTTTCGCGATGCTCGGCGGTCAGCGCCTCGCCCGAACAGAAGACGCGGTCGAGCGCCACCCCTTGCGAGGCGGGCGATGCGAGAAAGGCCGAGAGCATCGAGGGCACGAAATGTATCGCGGTGATGTTCTCGCGCCGGATCAGCTCGGCGATCGCCGACGGATCGCGATGCGCGCCGGGCGGGGCCAGAACCAGTGTCCCGCCGCAAAGGAAGGGCAGGAACAGTTCCCAGACCGAGACGTCGAAGGTGATGGGCGTCTTCTGCAGGATGCGGTCCGAGCGGGTGAAGCCGTAATGGTCGCGCATCCACAGAAGCCGGTTCACGATCGACCGGTGCTCGATCATCACGCCCTTGGGTTCGCCGGTCGAACCCGAGGTGAAAAGCACATAGGCCAGATCATCTGGCGCCGGTCGGGGCAGTGGTACTTCGGAGCCTTGCTGACCACTAGTCTTGGCCCTTTCATGCGGCCAATCTTGCGGGGCGAAGGGGATGGCCGCGCCGTCGCAGTCAAGCCCCGTTTCGGCCAGCAGGATCGCCGCGTCGGTCCGGGCGATCAGGCGGGCAAGCCGCGCGGGCGGGTTTTCTGGGTCAAGCGGCACATAGGCTGACCCAGCGCGCAGCACGGCCAGCAGTGCCACGGCCAGATGCTCGCATCGGGGCAGGGCGATCGCGACGAGCCTGTCCGGACCCGCGCCAAGCGCGACCAGTACTTCGGTAAGCGCCGCGGATCGGCGGTCAAGCTCGGCGTAGCTGAGCGAAACTTCCCCGAAACGCACCGCCTCGGCATCCGGTCTTGCTTTCATCTGCGCCTCGATCAGCGCGGTCAGGCTGGTTGGTTCAAGCGCACGATCAGTGGCGTTCACATCCCTGGTCAGCTGGGCATGTTCGGCGGGGGTGACGGTCTGGACATCGGCCAGCCGCCCGGCTCCGAAAGCCCCGGCGAGGTATCCTGCCAGGCGCTCGGCATGGCTTGCCGTCTCGGTTGCGGCATAAAGCAGGGGGTTCGCGTCGATTTCCAGCGCAAGGCTTGCCTCGGCATCGCCACGGAAGGTCACGGAAAGGTCGTCAACAGCGCCCGCGCCAAGGATATGCAGGCGAACATCCAGCCCTGCAAAGCGCGGCGGTATATCGAAGGGCTGGAGGTTGACGATGGGGCCGTAGAGACGATCCTCGGGCGCCGTGCGATGAAGATCGCGGCGCAGTTGCTCGGACCGGTAGCGCCCGTGCCTGCGGATGCGCGCCAGCCTGGCCGCGCCATCCTGCAGGGTCTCGGCAAGGGGGCGCTGCTCATCGGCGCTCCAGCGCAAGGGCAGCACATTCATCCACATGCAGGGCACGCGCGCCGCCTTGCTGCCAAAGCGCAGGGCGTGAGGGATGCCGACCACCCGATCACCCTCGCCCGAGACCCGCGAGAGGTAGTCTGTCGCAAGCAGCGTCAGCAGATCGGGCCATGCGCGGCCCAGATCCGATGCCGCGCGCCGCAAATTCGCGCAGAAATCGGGATCGAGCTCGATCCGCCTGCGGTGAAAGCCATGGGCCGAGAGCGCGCGCCCTTGCGCGGGCGAGGCGGCGCGTTCCAGCCCTGCCAGTTCGGTCTGCCAGAAAGCCGCATCGCGCGAGCGATGGGGCGAGACGCGATAGGCGGCATCCTCGGCCAGCGCATCGGCGACGGGGGCAAAGGGTTCGGGCAGGGGCGCGTCTATGGTCAGGGCAGAATAGATCTCGGCCATGCGGTTGGTCAGTAGGACGATGCCATAGCCGTCGATCACCAGATGATGCAGGCGCTGATACCAGAAATGCCGCTGCGGCCCGAGCCGGAAAAGACAGAACCGGGCAAGCTGGTCGCAGGACAGATCCAGGGCCCGCGCGCTGTCCGACGCCATCCGGGCAAGGGCCTCGGCCTCGGGGTCGGCGAAGCCCGAGAGATCCGCGCATTCCAGCACGGGCGGCCGCGCATCGAGCCATTGCACGGGCCGTCCATCGACGAAGCCAAAGCGCGCCCTGAGCGCTTCGCATTGCGCCATCGTCGCGGCATGGGCGGTCCTGAAGCGTTCGACATCCAGCGCGCCGATCAGTTCGACGTACTGCCCGGTATTCAGGATCGGATTGGTCGGGTCGATCGACTGGGCGAACCACATTCCCTCCTGCGCTTCGGTCAGGGGCAGGGCAGGGCGCGATGGCAAATCAACCGAGGAAATATCAAGCGTCATGAGCAGTCGTTCGGGACAGTGGTGCGGGCAGGTCGTGGTTGCGCTAGAATTGTTTACTTATTCAGTCAAGAAGTTGGTCTGGTCAAGCCAAGGGGCAACTCATTGATTTTTCTGAGATCGCTTGGCTTCTCGCGACAAGTTGCGACAAATAAGCCTGTGCGCCGTCTTGCGCGCCGCGACATTGGATGGTTCTAGATCGACGGCGCCAGCCCTTAAGCCAGCCAAGAATTTCTGCCCTTGCCCCCTCGCAAAGCGAGATTGCATGGGGCAAGCATCCTCTGGACGACAAGGAAACTGTCATGGCGACGCCTTTGATTTCCCACATGCGCCTGATGCTTTGCGCATCTGCCCTGGCCCTGACCGCGACTGCGGGCGCGTCTGTGGCCGAGACCCATTTCACCAAATCCCTGACCGAATTCCCTGGTCGGGTTCAGGCCAGCGGGGCCGAGCGCGGCCAGCCGATCTACAAGGGCGGCAAGGCGGTCATCTCGGGCAAAGACCTCATACCGGGCCAGACCGTCACCCTCATGCGCGGCGACAAGACCTTGAACGCCGAGCCGATCACCGTCGATGACAAGGGCGAATTCAGCCTGACCATCGAGGTGGATGCCGATGCGCA from Paracoccus sp. MBLB3053 includes:
- a CDS encoding amino acid adenylation domain-containing protein — its product is MTLDISSVDLPSRPALPLTEAQEGMWFAQSIDPTNPILNTGQYVELIGALDVERFRTAHAATMAQCEALRARFGFVDGRPVQWLDARPPVLECADLSGFADPEAEALARMASDSARALDLSCDQLARFCLFRLGPQRHFWYQRLHHLVIDGYGIVLLTNRMAEIYSALTIDAPLPEPFAPVADALAEDAAYRVSPHRSRDAAFWQTELAGLERAASPAQGRALSAHGFHRRRIELDPDFCANLRRAASDLGRAWPDLLTLLATDYLSRVSGEGDRVVGIPHALRFGSKAARVPCMWMNVLPLRWSADEQRPLAETLQDGAARLARIRRHGRYRSEQLRRDLHRTAPEDRLYGPIVNLQPFDIPPRFAGLDVRLHILGAGAVDDLSVTFRGDAEASLALEIDANPLLYAATETASHAERLAGYLAGAFGAGRLADVQTVTPAEHAQLTRDVNATDRALEPTSLTALIEAQMKARPDAEAVRFGEVSLSYAELDRRSAALTEVLVALGAGPDRLVAIALPRCEHLAVALLAVLRAGSAYVPLDPENPPARLARLIARTDAAILLAETGLDCDGAAIPFAPQDWPHERAKTSGQQGSEVPLPRPAPDDLAYVLFTSGSTGEPKGVMIEHRSIVNRLLWMRDHYGFTRSDRILQKTPITFDVSVWELFLPFLCGGTLVLAPPGAHRDPSAIAELIRRENITAIHFVPSMLSAFLASPASQGVALDRVFCSGEALTAEHREKFHSHIRAELHNLYGPTEAAVDVSYWEAGPQDTSRPLPIGHPVWNTRLYILDPLGRPVPEGVAGELFLGGVQLARGYLGQPDLTAKSFLSDPFRPGERIYATGDLAMRRADGAVTYLGRRDQQVKIRGMRVELGEIEAALHSSTMLDEAVVLPRPLGDGLQLVAYVVPKAGLDATRLQAHLARHLPAHMIPAHIMPLSALPVTANGKLDRAALPAPEVAAPKGTPAKGPIETRLAALYAEILSLPQTPMREADFFALGGDSLSALSLLLSISREFGHDPGLGQIFETPVISALATALETGREDAGLGMILPLRHASGGAPLFLLHPAGGLGWCYRRLAPALDDRPVYALQSPLLDGGPVPASLGELAAIYLRAITDLAPEGMIHLAGWSVGGVLAHEIAVQLQDRGREVGMLALLDAYPAETWRALPELDDAASLRALLAIAGHDPEAHPELETRAKVVNFLRRGDSSLATLPETVLDAVTRLVAGTNRLLRSHLHRRFGGSVLHFCAAGQNGNRFDPALWLEHAEALERIDLPFRHAEMVNATAARLIGPVLIRRMRGFGA